ACTTCACCAGCTCGCGACCAGTGAGGTAGCGGTAAAAGTAAGGTGCCTCCGGTAAAAAGCCGACATCGTCACGGGATTTCACAGAGGTCGATGGGATACCATATATCGAACAATCACCCCTGGTCGGATCCAGCAGACCAAGAATGATCTTCATGGTGGTACTTTTTCCACATCCATTTGGCCCTAAAAGTCCAAAAATCTCATTATCGGCAACCGAAAGGGAAACCTCATCAACGGCACGTAACTTAACACCTCGCATTCCAATACGAAAATCCTTCGTTAATCCGTTGATCTGAATCGCAGTCTTACTCATGGGGTTATTGGGTAATCGAAAAGTTTTTGTATCCGGGCTCTCCCGATGAAGTCATATCTTCGGTTTTACGTATAAAAGGCGACATCCGCTCCTTTACCTCATCTGCAAATGCATTCACCTCTTTGGCTGTGCCCTCTGCAACGAGCTGGACCCGTCCATCTGCAAGATTTTTCACTTCACCATTCACTTCAAACTCTTTTGCGACCTGAAAAGTCGCATATCGAAAGCCAACCCCCTGCACTCGACCCGAAAAAAAGATCTCCAAACGTGTTACAGTGCGGCTCATGATATAAGGTGTTTAACAGTAAAAATCAGGTGCATTCTATAGTAAGCAATGAGGGCATAAGTCAATCAAGTCCAACGCTTTTCGTGTTTTTAAGACTGATTTAACATATACTTATTTTCGCGTAGGCAAATAATCCACCAAAGAAAAAACATTTTCAAGGTTGATATTTTCAAAGTGAGACGTCACTTTCTAATAAAGAAACACCAAGTAAAGTTTCGCTTATGAGTGGATACGAATTTGAAGGCTATTCAGACGGAGAATGGGAAAGCCATGAGGAGTTGGCCTGGAATGAATTCGATTGGCAACATTACCTGAAAAATAACGAGCGAGAGATCGCCGATTTTCTTGCCCATTACCATCGTCTGAAACACAGACCGGACCATCTTGATGAAATAGCCCGTGTGATGGGCTGGGACATGGAAGAATGGACTCCCGGAGAACTTAATGATCCCGAAGCTGGCGAAGCCGAGGATGCCAAAGAAGATGAAGACTTCATTGAGCCTTACACGGTTCACAAACATCCGGTCTACATCGTCACGCATGGTCTTTATCAGCACCTGTTTCAGTGCTGGGAGCATTTCACCGCACAACATCATCGGTCACTTAGCCCGATCCTGGCCGGCCGCCTGCCAGCCAGTCTACATGCTGGCGAGATAAACGCAGTCATGGGTATCACGGCGTTGGACATGGGCGATTTCAATCTGACCGTCTGTCATTTGAAAAATGCGCTGAGTGCACTCAATCACACAATGACATTGATTAAGCAGGTTTCGCTGAAAAACACCCGTCACGAGGCACTTTTCCAGGCCGAATGCATGGGTGTCCTTTTTGATCTGAGAGAAGTCTGGTTGAGAGTGATGAACGACTGCCGTGAGGAAGAAAAACGTCAGGATGGTCCCGAACGTGACTAACAAAGCCTGAGTGTCGCTCAAAAGAAGGCTTTCGGCCTTGACGGGTGGCCCGCTGACGGCAATACCGTTTGCCTCTTGAAATCTCGCTTCTATAGAGTCCCCTTCCTACAAGTTGTCGTCCTGACTGCGGTATTCGCTACCAGCATTCTCGATTCGAGAGCTGATCTCCTCAAAGCTGGCCCAATGGCTGGCTACTCTAAAATGCGGGAGACAGCCATCTGGCTTCAAACCAACGAACCAAGTCAGGTTAAGATCCAGTATTGGCCAAAAGATTCACCTTCCAAGAAGAGTGAAACCAGTACGAAGCAAACGACCATTGATGAGGCCAATACAGCGACACTAATTGCTGGAAACCTCGATCCTGGAACACTTTACGAATATCGTGTCTTCGTCGACGGCAAGCCAGTCGCTGCCGACTACGCACTCGAATTCCAAACACCACCCTTCTATCGAGACCGATTTCCCCCGCCCGACTTTAAAGTGGCTCTCGGCGGTGGACATTATGCCAACGATAAGGCTTACGACCCGCTTAACCGCATACCTGGCGGCGACTACTCCATCTTTCTCGCGATTGCGGCTAAGAATCCGGATATGATGATCTGGCTCGGTAATAATATCTTCTTACGCGAGCCTGACTGGGACTCCGATTCCGGTGTTTTAAGCAGATACAGTAAAAACCGTGAACAGCCTGAGCTGCAACCACTTCTGGGTTCTGTACATCATCTGGCCACCTGGTCAACACATGACTTTGGAGCAGAAGGCGCAGACCGGTTAAGTCAGTCAGGCCAACATGCACGTCATGCATTTGATCTTTTCTGGGCGAATCCTCCACACGATGTTGCTGGAATCAATGGTATCACCGCGAAAGCGAGTTGGTCGGATGTGGATTTTTTCATCCTGGATGACCGCACTAATCGGGATTTAACTTCCAGAGTTTCGAGCAAACGTCAGATCCTTGGAGAAGAGCAGATCAAGTGGCTGGTCGAATCTCTGCGGCGGAGCAATGCGACGTTTAAAGTAGTCGTTAATGGTTCGCCCATATTAAACCCGGCGGATTCTCCTGAGAATCTCCAAATTGCTGAAGATGAACGAGATGAACTCCTTGAAGCACTTAAAGATGCCGATATCCCAGGACTCTTTTTTGTAGCAGGAGGCAAAAGCCACGGAGAACTGACAAAACTGGTTCGAGCCAATGCGCCAGACGTATATGAACTCACACTCGGCCCATTGACCGGAAGACCTGCAAGCGATACCCGCGAACTAAACTACTTCCGAGTTCCCGGTAATTCAGTATTTCAGCGCCACTTCTCAATATTGGAATTTCACGGCCCGGAAGATGACCGCCAAATGCGGGTCAGCGTATACGACGTCAACGGGACTGAAATCTGGACTGACAATTTCCACGCCAGCTCAATGCAATTTTAGTATGCCACAGAGTCACAGAGGGCACTGAGAAATATGCGGCAAGGGTAGCGTCCAGCGTACCCGCTGGACAAACGGTTCTTTGAGGCAAAATGTCCGGCGAGGACGCCGAACGCTACCTATTCTTGGCCAATCAAAATTGGCCTTTGGCCTCAATATTTCGTCAAAGTGATCAAACCTCTCGGCCAACACCACGCTCGATCAGTGGCAGCAACTGGCCGCGCCGGAATAAAGTCACCTGTCCAGTACTTTCTGAGACAACAATTGCGATACAATCAGCAGCAATTGAAATGGCCGCCCCAGCCGCATGACGTGAGCCCAGGCCACTAGGCAACTGGCTTGGGTAATTCGGAGCATGGATCAAACTTCCGGCAGATTCCAGAGCACCATCACCTTTAATCGTAAACGCGCCATCCAAAGAAGAATACTCCTTTACCGTCTCATCCATGAACGGATTGAGGATGTTTCGCTCTTCTTCGTCGTATCCGTAGAAAGGATTCAAAACGAGTTGCTTGATGTGGGGCTTAACCTGTGCCACATCCCCTAGAACAAAAAGGCACCCTACCGGACGTCCCTCCCGGCCCTCAACCGACAACTCGGTTGCAATTGCCAGAACACGCTCAAGCACCTCCGGCTTAACCGTCGCTGGTAACATGTCCGCCTGTCGGGTGAAGACTGATTGAAATTCGCGCTCCACATCAACCACAACCAAGGTGTCAAACTGATTGGTCTGTGGAATCCCCCCAACGCAACATATGCGTTCATTGTGCTTTAGAATGCCACGGGTTAACCCGATCAGCATCGCGCTTCGAAGCTGCGACAAACGATTGCTGCTGAATGAACGAACCGGGATAACGGCGTTGAATGACTTCTTATCCAGGGATGCCTCCGAACCCGACTGTGTCACCAGTATGGTTTTGAAATTGTCGAACTGATCTGCGACATCGACACCACCGGCAAAAGTATCTCCGAAAATCAGCACAGAAGAACACTTAGCGCCACTGGCAACCTTCTGAGCTTCTCTCAAAATCAGGCGATTAAACTTATTGTCCTTGGTGCGCTTCTTATCCGGGCCTTTACCGAAGGCTACAGATACACTTTTTCGGAGTGTATCAATGTCCGGCGAATCCGTCAGCATTTCAACCGTGGTCGGCTCCTGAAAAGTGCGAGCCAGGGACGCAAGGACATTCAAGTAGGAGTTCTCACCTTCCGAAGCAAGTAGCAGGAAGATGAGCCGAAGGTCACGATATTCCTCGTGCCCTTCAAATTCCATACCATCCGGGCAACGGCCAATCGCAAAAATATAGTTCCGCTTCATGGGAAGCCGGATATGCGGCAAAGCGATCCCACTACCCAGATAGGTCGTCATCGTCTTCTCACGCGAAATCAGGTCAGCCAGAAGCTTTTTCCGATCCAGTCCAGCATCGATCTTACAGACTTCGAGCAGCTCTTTCAGGGCACCTTCAAAATCACGGCTGACCACATCAATGATGCGGGTTTTGGAAATATATCTATCGAGGCGCATGAATTTATCCACAAAACGCCTAACGGGCTATAATGTTAGTATCAATCTCAGTAAGAATCAACGTTCCCACTCGAGCCCCTTCTTCTTCATTTCGTAAGCAAGTCCCAGAACCAGAACTGCGATAAAGAACATAACCGGCATGAGAATAGGAATCCCCAAGCTAATGAACTCACGATAAATCAGAACCCATGGAATCAGGAAGACTGCTTCGATATCGAAGAGGATAAAAAGCATCGCCACGACGTAAAACTTAACACCAAAGCGAGGGTGAGGATTACCTTCCATAGGGAGGCCACACTCATAGGCTTTATCCTTGATGTAGTTTCCCTTTGCACGCTGTCCGAAGACCTGGCTGGCAATCAGGATCGCGGCAGCAAGAAACACCGCGAAGAGTACCTGAATCAGCACTGGAATGTAGTCAACCAACTCCATGCTCTTAGAATGAAAGGCCTAAAAGCGTGTTGGCAAGAGGCTTTTTACAAATAAACGTAGCTGCTGCCATGGCACCTACGGATGAAAAGATTACAAAAGCACAATTTTGATGAAGACGCTCGCCACATAGCGGAAGCTTTCTCAAGATCCCGCCAATGAAACCATTAGTTGCGCCTTCAATCCTCGCCGGGAACCACGCCGCGCTGAGGGAAAGCCTAGCCGAAGCCGAAGCCACGCCCGGAGTAGAATGGGTCCATATTGATATTATGGACGGGCATTTCGTCCCGAACCTCTCGTTCGGCCCCCAAACCGTAAAAGCGCTCCGACCAAACAGTAAGCTTTTCTTCGATGTGCACCTCATGCTCGCCAACCCGGACAAATACGTTGAGGCCTTCATCGAGGATGGCGCCCAGAATGTAACCATTCATACAGAGCCCGATTATCCACACCTGCCGACTCTAAAGCGAATCCGTGAACTTGGTTCGACTTGCGGTATTTGCATAAACCCTGGAACGCCTGTTGAAGAACTTGAGCCCTATTTAGAGCACGTCGATCTGGTGCTACTGATGACAGTCCAACCCGGATTCGGCGGTCAAAAATTCCGCGAAGACGTTCTTGAGAAGATTGAGACGGTTGCAAAATGGCGCAGTGACAAAGGCTACAACTGGCGCATAGAAGTCGATGGTGGTGTCGACGCCGAGACAGGACTTCAATGCAAGAATGCCGGAGCCGATACATTTGTCTGCGGGACAGCGTTTTTCAAAGCAGCGGATAAAACTGAATTTGTCAGCAAGCTACAGAGCTGATTCGATTGTTGTTCTATGGAAATTGATCGCGAGGAACTGCTCCGCCAAAAGGCTTTGATCGAAGATCAGCTGCGCTGGATCGAATCCAAGCTGGCTCAAACGAGTGAAAGCGAAAAGTCCAGTCCGGTAGCTGAGTCGATTTCAAATTCCCCTGTCCCCAAAACGTCGCCGAAACCACAGTCAGAAGAAAAAGAAAAGCTGCCAATAATCACAGAAACACTTGCACGTGATTCCGCTCCCACTTCTTCAACACCGGAAACCGCAGCGACACTTGGTGCGGAATTCACAGGCCAAAACGACCCGGGAACTGTAACGCCATTACAAAAGTTCGGCTGTGCCCTGATCGCAATCGGAGTATGCGTCGGCATACTTGCCGCTCTCTTCCTGCT
The Rubellicoccus peritrichatus DNA segment above includes these coding regions:
- a CDS encoding NADH-quinone oxidoreductase subunit A, which produces MELVDYIPVLIQVLFAVFLAAAILIASQVFGQRAKGNYIKDKAYECGLPMEGNPHPRFGVKFYVVAMLFILFDIEAVFLIPWVLIYREFISLGIPILMPVMFFIAVLVLGLAYEMKKKGLEWER
- a CDS encoding PTS sugar transporter subunit IIA, yielding MRLDRYISKTRIIDVVSRDFEGALKELLEVCKIDAGLDRKKLLADLISREKTMTTYLGSGIALPHIRLPMKRNYIFAIGRCPDGMEFEGHEEYRDLRLIFLLLASEGENSYLNVLASLARTFQEPTTVEMLTDSPDIDTLRKSVSVAFGKGPDKKRTKDNKFNRLILREAQKVASGAKCSSVLIFGDTFAGGVDVADQFDNFKTILVTQSGSEASLDKKSFNAVIPVRSFSSNRLSQLRSAMLIGLTRGILKHNERICCVGGIPQTNQFDTLVVVDVEREFQSVFTRQADMLPATVKPEVLERVLAIATELSVEGREGRPVGCLFVLGDVAQVKPHIKQLVLNPFYGYDEEERNILNPFMDETVKEYSSLDGAFTIKGDGALESAGSLIHAPNYPSQLPSGLGSRHAAGAAISIAADCIAIVVSESTGQVTLFRRGQLLPLIERGVGREV
- a CDS encoding metallophosphoesterase family protein, yielding MKSRFYRVPFLQVVVLTAVFATSILDSRADLLKAGPMAGYSKMRETAIWLQTNEPSQVKIQYWPKDSPSKKSETSTKQTTIDEANTATLIAGNLDPGTLYEYRVFVDGKPVAADYALEFQTPPFYRDRFPPPDFKVALGGGHYANDKAYDPLNRIPGGDYSIFLAIAAKNPDMMIWLGNNIFLREPDWDSDSGVLSRYSKNREQPELQPLLGSVHHLATWSTHDFGAEGADRLSQSGQHARHAFDLFWANPPHDVAGINGITAKASWSDVDFFILDDRTNRDLTSRVSSKRQILGEEQIKWLVESLRRSNATFKVVVNGSPILNPADSPENLQIAEDERDELLEALKDADIPGLFFVAGGKSHGELTKLVRANAPDVYELTLGPLTGRPASDTRELNYFRVPGNSVFQRHFSILEFHGPEDDRQMRVSVYDVNGTEIWTDNFHASSMQF
- a CDS encoding acylphosphatase, with the protein product MSRTVTRLEIFFSGRVQGVGFRYATFQVAKEFEVNGEVKNLADGRVQLVAEGTAKEVNAFADEVKERMSPFIRKTEDMTSSGEPGYKNFSITQ
- the rpe gene encoding ribulose-phosphate 3-epimerase, with amino-acid sequence MKPLVAPSILAGNHAALRESLAEAEATPGVEWVHIDIMDGHFVPNLSFGPQTVKALRPNSKLFFDVHLMLANPDKYVEAFIEDGAQNVTIHTEPDYPHLPTLKRIRELGSTCGICINPGTPVEELEPYLEHVDLVLLMTVQPGFGGQKFREDVLEKIETVAKWRSDKGYNWRIEVDGGVDAETGLQCKNAGADTFVCGTAFFKAADKTEFVSKLQS